One part of the Mariniflexile litorale genome encodes these proteins:
- a CDS encoding sugar transferase: MNYKNTLKPVLDFILAFTILTLLAPILIATTILLYFLNDGKPFFYQRRPGKNEKIFNIIKFKTMNDKTDAHGKLLPDTERLTKIGQLVRKTSIDEVPQLLNVLKGDMSIVGPRPLLVQYLPYYTPIEKKRHTMRPGITGLAQVNGRNFIDWDTKLKYDVEYVENASLKLDLNILLKTIYKVVASKDVSVDTTKVETYLDVLRSNKKS; encoded by the coding sequence ATGAATTACAAAAACACATTAAAACCCGTATTAGATTTTATATTAGCATTCACCATATTAACACTGCTAGCTCCCATACTTATTGCAACCACTATATTACTATACTTTTTAAATGATGGTAAACCTTTTTTTTATCAAAGACGTCCTGGTAAAAATGAAAAGATTTTTAACATCATCAAGTTTAAAACCATGAATGATAAAACGGATGCCCATGGTAAACTATTACCCGATACGGAGCGTTTAACAAAAATAGGCCAGCTAGTAAGAAAAACATCCATAGATGAAGTACCCCAACTTCTAAATGTTTTAAAAGGAGACATGTCTATAGTAGGCCCGCGCCCCTTATTAGTGCAATATTTACCTTACTACACACCCATCGAAAAGAAAAGACATACAATGCGACCTGGTATTACCGGATTAGCCCAAGTGAATGGTAGAAATTTTATAGATTGGGATACAAAACTTAAATACGATGTAGAATATGTTGAAAACGCTTCTTTAAAATTAGATCTAAACATCCTACTAAAAACCATCTACAAAGTAGTGGCTTCCAAAGACGTTTCTGTAGACACCACTAAAGTAGAAACCTACCTGGATGTACTAAGGTCAAATAAAAAAAGCTAG
- a CDS encoding GNAT family N-acetyltransferase — translation MELKVHRIVNDEDLNLYLKYVESFDVINPFYKIWFSNVSEGSSDLLKYFTLVDATGKVLILMPIIFRKIPFSKNNQTYYDVISPYGYSGPLFNENMSRGYLIKFWELVDAWYKEHDVVSEFIRFSLNHNFHFYSGKLVPTLTNVNGAIKEADIQWQNFKQKVRNNYRKSAKENLKIQFLYQDLSRSDIKQFYDIYNQTMSRIGADQEYHYSMAYFENIIKLSGNNFMIAIVFKDGVAISTELILISGKTLYSFLGGTLSEYFNMRPNDFLKIEVLKWARAHHYEYYLLGGGRSDGDSLYQYKKSFFPDDKDLIFYTGRKIINKKMYKILEGLLNSNVVTEEGISVEAKKESRISFFPSYRKYAFNK, via the coding sequence ATGGAGTTAAAAGTACATAGAATAGTAAATGACGAGGATTTAAATTTATATCTTAAGTATGTAGAGTCTTTTGATGTTATCAATCCTTTTTATAAAATTTGGTTCTCCAATGTTTCAGAGGGGAGTAGTGATCTCTTAAAATATTTCACACTAGTTGACGCTACTGGTAAGGTTTTAATATTAATGCCTATTATCTTTAGAAAAATTCCTTTCTCAAAAAATAATCAAACCTATTATGATGTGATTTCACCCTATGGGTATAGTGGTCCCCTTTTTAATGAAAACATGTCTCGCGGCTATCTTATTAAATTCTGGGAACTTGTGGATGCTTGGTATAAAGAGCATGATGTGGTCTCTGAATTTATACGTTTTAGTCTGAATCATAATTTTCATTTTTATTCTGGGAAGTTAGTACCCACGTTAACTAACGTGAATGGCGCGATTAAAGAAGCGGATATTCAGTGGCAGAATTTTAAACAAAAAGTTAGAAATAATTACCGAAAGAGTGCCAAAGAAAATTTGAAGATACAATTTCTATATCAGGACTTATCTCGTTCTGATATTAAGCAATTTTATGATATTTACAACCAAACGATGTCTCGTATAGGTGCGGATCAAGAGTACCATTATTCTATGGCATATTTTGAAAATATTATAAAGTTAAGTGGTAATAATTTTATGATTGCCATTGTTTTTAAAGATGGTGTAGCCATCTCAACGGAGTTGATATTGATTTCAGGAAAAACGCTTTATTCGTTTCTAGGTGGTACATTATCAGAATACTTCAACATGCGACCTAATGATTTCTTAAAAATAGAAGTTTTAAAATGGGCTAGAGCCCATCATTATGAATACTATTTGCTAGGAGGTGGTAGAAGCGACGGGGATAGTCTTTACCAATATAAAAAATCGTTCTTTCCCGATGATAAAGATTTAATTTTTTATACGGGCAGGAAGATTATTAATAAAAAAATGTACAAGATATTAGAAGGTTTGCTTAATAGTAATGTTGTTACGGAAGAGGGCATATCTGTAGAAGCCAAGAAAGAAAGTAGAATTAGTTTTTTTCCATCTTACAGAAAATATGCGTTTAACAAATAA
- a CDS encoding HAD family hydrolase — protein MIIKNNLVVVFDLDDTLYHEIDFLKSAYKEIAQYLASTCNSLYPLIYSDMVCLYDKGLNVFEGILEMHRIKDVEIKGLLNIYRQHKPDISLSNSIQKLLENLKRDVFKMGLITDGRSIQQRNKISALGLSSYFDAVIISEEFGSEKPHINNFKYFVDAYGTSKQYIYVGDNTRKDFIAPNKLGWHTVCLLDNGKNIHKQSFSKKDTFEAPHYIIKDLVEIEGLIKQLI, from the coding sequence ATGATTATAAAGAATAATTTAGTAGTTGTATTCGATTTAGATGACACTTTGTATCATGAGATCGATTTTTTAAAATCGGCTTATAAAGAAATAGCGCAATACTTAGCCAGTACATGCAACAGCTTATATCCTCTCATTTATTCAGATATGGTTTGTTTGTATGATAAGGGTTTAAATGTTTTTGAAGGGATTCTTGAAATGCATCGTATTAAAGATGTAGAAATTAAAGGTTTGCTGAATATTTATAGGCAGCACAAACCAGATATTTCATTATCGAATAGCATCCAAAAATTGTTAGAAAATTTAAAAAGAGACGTATTTAAAATGGGATTAATAACCGACGGGCGTAGTATACAGCAACGAAACAAGATTAGCGCATTGGGGCTTTCTTCTTATTTTGATGCCGTTATTATATCTGAAGAATTTGGTTCTGAAAAACCCCATATTAATAATTTTAAGTATTTTGTAGATGCCTACGGTACTTCTAAACAGTATATATATGTGGGTGATAATACCCGTAAGGATTTTATTGCTCCGAATAAGTTGGGTTGGCATACTGTATGCCTTTTAGATAATGGTAAAAATATCCATAAACAATCGTTTTCTAAAAAGGACACTTTTGAAGCACCGCATTATATTATTAAAGATTTAGTTGAAATAGAGGGATTAATTAAGCAACTAATTTAA
- a CDS encoding ATP-grasp domain-containing protein, which yields MNILITSAGRRVSLVKAFQKELKTLIPEGKVMTTDFNISLSSACRVSDGAFQLPLVTDSDYLNLLINVCLQNNIKLIIPTIDTELLLLAQNKQLLIKNGITPIVASHDFINICRDKRQMSSFFIENNIKVAKEYSKYDYKLPLFIKPFNGSRSVDTFIINSHEDLTEYHFKNENLMFLEYLDHSKYEEFTCDLYYDKNHYLKSVVPRQRIEVRDGEVNKGITKRNVLVDYIKEHLSYIDGAIGCLTAQFFKHLSKDKIYGIEINARFGGGFPLAYAAGANYPKWIIEEYLFNKDIAFYDAWEDNLLMLRYDNEVLVHDYKE from the coding sequence ATGAATATATTAATTACATCAGCAGGAAGACGTGTTTCTCTAGTAAAAGCTTTTCAAAAAGAACTAAAAACACTCATACCCGAGGGGAAGGTTATGACTACCGATTTTAATATTAGTTTATCATCTGCATGCCGTGTGTCCGATGGTGCTTTTCAGCTTCCTTTGGTTACAGATTCTGATTATTTAAATTTGCTTATAAATGTATGCCTTCAGAATAACATCAAACTCATTATTCCTACTATTGATACTGAATTACTTTTGCTAGCACAAAATAAACAGCTTTTAATAAAAAACGGTATCACTCCCATAGTAGCGTCTCATGATTTTATAAATATTTGTAGAGACAAACGCCAAATGAGTTCCTTTTTTATTGAAAATAATATTAAAGTAGCCAAAGAGTATTCTAAATACGATTATAAATTACCCTTATTTATAAAACCTTTTAATGGGAGTAGAAGTGTGGATACTTTTATTATTAATAGTCATGAAGATTTAACAGAATATCATTTTAAAAATGAAAACTTGATGTTTTTAGAATATTTAGATCATTCTAAGTACGAAGAGTTTACTTGTGATTTGTATTATGATAAAAATCATTATTTAAAATCGGTGGTGCCAAGACAACGTATTGAGGTACGGGATGGCGAAGTAAATAAAGGTATTACTAAAAGAAATGTTTTGGTAGATTATATCAAAGAGCATTTAAGTTATATTGACGGCGCCATAGGTTGCCTTACCGCTCAATTTTTTAAACATTTGAGTAAAGATAAAATATATGGTATTGAAATTAATGCGCGATTTGGAGGCGGGTTCCCTTTGGCATATGCCGCAGGTGCCAATTACCCCAAATGGATTATAGAGGAATATCTTTTTAATAAAGACATTGCTTTCTATGATGCTTGGGAAGACAATTTGTTAATGCTTAGGTATGATAACGAAGTATTAGTTCATGATTATAAAGAATAA
- a CDS encoding MBOAT family O-acyltransferase, with amino-acid sequence MLFNSLEFFIFLPIVFSLYWFVFKKHLKAQNVLILVASYVFYGLWDWRFLSLILLSTIVDYFVALKIDGLEEKTKRKSWLWVSVVFNLSLLGFFKYYNFFVDSWVDMVALSGYHVQSTWTLQVILPVGISFYTFQTMSYSFDVYYKKLKPTNDFLSFAAFVSFFPQLVAGPIERASNLLSQILHTRRFNYDQIVSGLKLILWGLFKKVVIADALAPMVDDIFTNYSQYPASTLILGVVMFSFQVYGDFSGYSDIAIGTAKLFGIELMSNFKFPHFSRNVAEYWQRWHVSLSTWFRHYLYIPLGGSQVSKLKAVRNICIVFLVSGFWHGANWTFIFWGAFHALVFIPVFLMGRNAIYKDTVVGEHTVFPSLTEVGQVLLTFSIVSFSRIFFRSESITDAFGFIDRIFSHFSYEAYSHPMGYRMLDYYILMILFVVYEYIIRKDERAPFKFKSQVLRFVMYTVVILVMLLFYDNHVDRSFIYFQF; translated from the coding sequence ATGCTATTTAATTCTTTAGAATTTTTTATATTTCTTCCTATTGTTTTCTCTCTCTATTGGTTTGTTTTTAAAAAACACTTAAAAGCTCAAAATGTTTTAATTTTGGTAGCTAGTTATGTGTTCTATGGATTATGGGATTGGCGTTTTCTCTCTTTAATTTTACTAAGCACCATCGTCGATTACTTTGTAGCCCTAAAAATTGATGGTTTAGAAGAAAAAACCAAACGCAAATCCTGGCTTTGGGTAAGTGTGGTTTTTAATTTAAGCTTATTAGGGTTTTTTAAATACTATAATTTTTTTGTAGACTCATGGGTAGATATGGTGGCATTATCGGGTTACCACGTTCAAAGTACTTGGACGCTTCAAGTTATTTTACCAGTAGGGATATCGTTTTACACGTTTCAAACCATGTCTTATTCTTTTGATGTTTATTACAAAAAGCTAAAACCTACAAACGATTTTCTATCCTTCGCTGCCTTTGTTAGTTTTTTTCCACAGTTAGTAGCAGGACCTATTGAAAGAGCTTCTAACTTACTATCTCAAATATTACATACACGGCGTTTTAATTACGATCAAATTGTAAGTGGTTTAAAGCTTATACTTTGGGGTTTATTTAAAAAAGTGGTTATTGCAGATGCATTAGCTCCTATGGTTGATGATATTTTCACAAACTATTCCCAGTATCCAGCTTCTACACTTATTTTAGGAGTGGTGATGTTTAGTTTTCAAGTGTATGGTGATTTTAGTGGCTATTCGGACATTGCCATTGGTACCGCTAAGCTTTTTGGAATCGAACTGATGTCTAACTTTAAATTTCCTCATTTTTCTAGAAATGTCGCCGAATATTGGCAACGCTGGCATGTCTCGTTATCTACATGGTTTAGGCATTATTTGTATATTCCATTAGGAGGGTCCCAGGTGAGTAAGTTAAAAGCTGTTAGGAATATCTGTATTGTATTTTTAGTGAGTGGGTTTTGGCATGGTGCCAATTGGACCTTTATTTTTTGGGGGGCTTTTCATGCTTTGGTGTTTATACCTGTATTTTTGATGGGTAGAAATGCAATTTATAAAGATACCGTAGTAGGGGAGCACACGGTCTTCCCGAGTTTAACAGAAGTGGGGCAGGTGTTGTTAACGTTTTCAATTGTTAGCTTTTCCAGAATATTTTTTAGATCGGAGTCTATAACGGATGCTTTTGGTTTTATAGATAGAATCTTTTCCCATTTTTCGTATGAAGCTTATAGCCATCCTATGGGGTATCGGATGCTTGATTACTATATATTAATGATATTATTTGTAGTTTACGAGTATATTATCCGTAAAGATGAACGTGCACCCTTTAAGTTTAAGTCTCAAGTGCTTCGTTTTGTTATGTATACCGTTGTTATCTTGGTGATGTTATTGTTTTATGATAATCATGTGGATCGCTCCTTTATTTATTTTCAATTTTAA
- a CDS encoding winged helix-turn-helix transcriptional regulator, translated as MGKIKLDDIDHQILDMLIDNTRIPFTDIAKKLLISAGTVHVRVKKMEEQGIIKGSSLMLDYKKLGYSFIAYVGLYLNNTSQTKFVLERINEIAFVTVAHITTGKFNIFCKIRARSTEHAKEIIFKLDEIEGVYRTETMISLEESINDKKRLMHSIFNDM; from the coding sequence ATGGGGAAAATTAAATTAGACGATATAGATCATCAAATTCTAGACATGTTAATAGATAACACTAGAATTCCGTTTACAGATATCGCAAAAAAATTACTAATATCGGCAGGTACCGTTCATGTACGTGTTAAAAAAATGGAAGAGCAGGGGATTATAAAAGGCTCTTCATTGATGTTAGATTACAAAAAACTAGGCTATTCATTTATCGCATATGTGGGCCTATATTTAAATAATACATCACAAACAAAGTTTGTACTTGAACGTATTAATGAAATTGCTTTTGTAACAGTAGCACATATAACCACAGGGAAGTTTAATATTTTCTGTAAAATTAGAGCACGAAGTACCGAACATGCTAAGGAAATTATATTTAAGCTAGATGAAATAGAAGGGGTTTATAGAACCGAAACTATGATTTCTTTAGAAGAAAGCATCAATGATAAAAAACGATTAATGCACTCTATTTTTAATGATATGTAG
- a CDS encoding M14 family metallopeptidase, whose translation MQTEHIKSLFLKYKEPDLNHRYITNKHLAPLLENMSYKLHVETIGNSVLNNPIHGIKIGCGDKRILMWSQMHGNESTTTKALFDLLNTLLSGDSSVNHILNNCTLYIIPILSPDGAQAYTRINANQVDLNRDAQELTQPESNVLRDAFNAFKPHYCYNLHGQRTIFSVGKTNKPATVSFLAPAQDEACTITPNRKVAMEVIGVMNKVLQEVIPNQVGVYDDAFNINCVGDTFQSENTPTILFEAGHYHNDYGREETRRFIYMAYIASLDYISKNDVSGVNYESYLKIPENEKCFLDIIIKNAKIIRGENEIITDIGIQYQEKLIDKKVHFIPKVERIENLDTFYAHKIIQANKRTVFNLKGELLEVDNEIDFVMIDNEKISLLVK comes from the coding sequence ATGCAAACAGAACACATAAAATCATTGTTTTTAAAATACAAAGAACCTGATTTAAATCACCGTTATATTACTAATAAGCACTTAGCGCCTTTATTGGAAAACATGTCTTATAAACTACATGTTGAAACTATTGGAAACTCTGTTTTAAACAACCCTATCCACGGAATTAAAATTGGTTGTGGCGACAAACGCATCCTTATGTGGTCTCAAATGCATGGCAATGAATCGACCACTACTAAAGCTTTATTTGATCTCTTAAACACTCTTTTAAGCGGCGATTCTTCGGTAAATCATATTTTAAACAACTGTACTTTATATATAATTCCCATTTTAAGTCCAGATGGAGCACAAGCATATACCCGAATTAATGCAAACCAGGTAGATTTAAATAGAGATGCTCAAGAGTTAACTCAACCCGAAAGTAACGTGTTGCGTGATGCTTTTAATGCTTTTAAACCTCATTATTGCTATAACCTGCATGGACAACGCACTATTTTTAGTGTCGGAAAAACAAATAAGCCTGCAACTGTATCGTTTTTAGCACCAGCTCAAGATGAAGCCTGTACTATAACACCTAATAGAAAGGTTGCTATGGAAGTTATCGGGGTTATGAATAAGGTTTTACAAGAGGTTATTCCTAATCAAGTAGGAGTGTATGATGATGCGTTTAATATAAACTGTGTTGGAGATACGTTTCAAAGTGAAAACACCCCAACTATTTTGTTTGAAGCAGGGCATTATCATAACGATTATGGGAGAGAAGAGACCAGAAGGTTTATTTATATGGCTTATATCGCTTCTTTAGATTATATTTCAAAAAATGACGTGTCTGGAGTTAATTATGAATCTTATCTTAAAATTCCGGAAAATGAGAAATGTTTTTTAGATATTATTATAAAAAATGCCAAAATAATTAGGGGTGAAAATGAAATTATAACAGACATTGGCATTCAATACCAAGAAAAATTAATAGATAAAAAGGTTCATTTTATACCTAAAGTAGAAAGGATAGAAAATTTAGATACTTTTTATGCTCATAAAATAATTCAAGCAAATAAACGGACTGTTTTTAATTTAAAAGGTGAATTATTGGAAGTTGATAACGAAATCGATTTCGTAATGATAGATAATGAGAAAATATCATTATTAGTGAAATAA
- a CDS encoding helix-turn-helix transcriptional regulator: MINTEAFTKRLQQVIDYYSETASSFAEKIGVQRSSISHILSGRNKPSLEFVLKITHAFPEVELLWLLNGKGEFPSTLKTIQLNTTTPSPPVIEKKIASEIKHEIREEIKQDKTIERIVIFYSDGSFKNFQN, from the coding sequence ATGATAAACACCGAAGCTTTTACTAAAAGACTCCAGCAAGTAATAGATTATTACAGCGAAACAGCGTCTTCTTTTGCTGAAAAAATTGGTGTACAACGCTCGAGTATTTCACATATCTTATCTGGTAGAAACAAACCAAGTTTGGAGTTTGTTTTAAAAATAACCCATGCATTTCCAGAAGTTGAATTGCTATGGTTATTAAATGGCAAAGGCGAATTTCCTTCAACACTTAAAACGATTCAATTAAATACTACAACACCATCTCCTCCGGTTATTGAGAAAAAAATAGCATCTGAAATAAAACATGAAATCAGGGAGGAAATAAAACAGGATAAAACAATAGAACGCATTGTTATTTTTTATTCTGACGGAAGTTTTAAAAATTTCCAGAATTAA
- a CDS encoding DNA topoisomerase IV, producing MKLFYLLLLFSFFSCYETTRNCTDYKTGTYYSEVTIDGELFKSKFKRDETLQIEVYNSKTDSSQLRWINNCEVIFKTINPKNMAEQKDIHLKILTTTDSSYTYEYSYVGETKKQKGVAYKIDAN from the coding sequence ATGAAATTATTCTACCTTTTACTTTTATTTAGTTTTTTTAGCTGCTACGAAACCACGCGTAATTGTACCGATTATAAAACGGGTACGTATTACAGCGAGGTAACCATCGATGGCGAGTTATTTAAATCAAAATTTAAACGCGACGAAACATTGCAAATTGAAGTTTATAATAGCAAGACGGATTCGTCTCAATTACGCTGGATAAATAATTGTGAGGTTATTTTTAAAACCATAAACCCTAAAAATATGGCAGAACAAAAAGATATTCATTTGAAAATTTTAACGACTACCGATTCATCTTACACCTATGAATATTCATATGTAGGTGAGACTAAAAAACAAAAAGGGGTTGCTTATAAAATAGATGCTAATTAA
- a CDS encoding hydrolase, which yields MRQKIFMYLFVFSILLVLFQYVNAKRVFEDMDRKLDGYKIQLERCKDSVAVLQDENLDLSHFNLERNEDAMSYFENQGYNVSELVLLIKDELYKLNEEKGEHPIIPYASEEGKRMMINTVKLLNHKWIIADFSDGRYWGELFITYEITEDKQLKFNLAESFLYPFN from the coding sequence ATGAGACAGAAAATTTTTATGTATTTATTCGTTTTTTCCATATTACTGGTGTTATTTCAGTATGTGAATGCTAAACGTGTTTTTGAAGATATGGACCGTAAACTAGATGGTTACAAAATACAGTTAGAACGATGCAAAGACTCGGTAGCTGTTTTACAAGATGAAAATTTAGATTTATCGCATTTCAATTTAGAAAGAAATGAAGATGCTATGAGTTATTTTGAAAACCAAGGTTATAATGTGTCGGAGTTGGTTCTTTTAATAAAAGATGAACTTTATAAATTGAACGAAGAAAAAGGCGAGCACCCTATAATTCCGTATGCTTCTGAAGAAGGCAAGCGCATGATGATTAATACCGTTAAACTATTGAATCACAAATGGATTATAGCCGATTTCTCAGATGGACGTTATTGGGGTGAACTATTTATAACCTATGAAATAACCGAAGACAAGCAACTAAAATTTAATTTAGCAGAATCGTTTTTATACCCTTTTAATTAG
- a CDS encoding MBL fold metallo-hydrolase, with the protein MKITFLGTGTSQGIPIIGSTHPVCLSNNKKDKRLRVSVLVEWDEFTYVVDCGPDFRYQMLRAGCTKVDGVLYTHEHSDHTSGLDDIRPFYFKQGDISIYAHKRVLKSLKIRFDYIFTTKNKYPGAPSVITNRIKNKPFILNNLEVIPVNGKHDTLQVFGFKFKDFAYLTDMKTVKEKEIEKIKNVKVLVVNALRIEPHQSHFNLEEALQFINKVKPEKAYLTHISHMLGFHDDVEKLLPKNVFLAYDGLQITI; encoded by the coding sequence TTGAAAATAACATTTTTAGGTACTGGAACTTCGCAAGGTATTCCCATAATAGGAAGTACGCATCCTGTTTGTTTAAGCAATAACAAAAAGGATAAACGTTTACGTGTTTCAGTATTGGTAGAATGGGATGAGTTTACCTATGTGGTAGATTGCGGACCGGATTTTAGGTATCAAATGTTACGTGCTGGGTGTACTAAGGTAGATGGTGTTTTATACACCCACGAACATTCCGATCATACCTCGGGTTTAGACGACATTCGTCCTTTTTATTTCAAACAAGGCGATATTTCTATTTATGCACACAAACGGGTTTTGAAATCGCTAAAAATACGATTCGATTATATATTTACTACAAAAAACAAATATCCAGGAGCGCCTTCCGTTATTACCAATCGAATAAAAAACAAACCTTTTATTTTAAATAATTTAGAAGTAATTCCTGTAAATGGTAAACATGACACATTACAGGTTTTTGGTTTTAAATTTAAAGACTTTGCGTATTTAACCGATATGAAAACGGTGAAAGAAAAAGAAATTGAAAAAATAAAAAATGTAAAAGTGCTTGTAGTTAATGCTTTAAGAATAGAACCACATCAATCGCATTTTAACTTAGAAGAAGCGCTTCAATTTATTAATAAAGTAAAACCAGAAAAGGCTTACCTAACACATATTAGTCATATGTTAGGCTTTCATGATGACGTTGAAAAATTACTTCCAAAAAATGTATTTTTAGCTTACGATGGTTTACAAATAACAATTTAA
- a CDS encoding TonB-dependent receptor, whose translation MEITLKGDREFEEIPSLKTKALRINLNENIYGTFAEIGAGQETSRHFFRAGGASGTIAKAMSAYDKAFSDAIYGAEDDGRYVTEPRLRKMLNHEIDLIEKRLSRKDYPNKMFFSFANTVTTIDFAKQFKGHGWIGIKYQIEPNQEYNDIILHIRFKETDGRLQQETLGVIGTNLIYGAFYKYNEPKKLLRYLYDHLDKDQLEIDTVNFSGPLFKNVDNRLMSLQLVKNNMTDAVMFGPDGKNVLPARIFYKKNILAFRGSFRPVTQVNMDMYENAYKMFIAEKKVDPDNTEVVFEITLSNLRAEGEIDEQDFMDRADLLCSLGHSVMISNFQEYYKVVEYFSNYSKARMGLAMGVNNLVDIFDEKYYRHLSGGILEAFGKLFFKDLKVYLYPMIDVETGELINSENLKVYPRMKELYKFFKYNGKVIDIKDFDTKCLTIFSREILNQISNGERGWENMLPEGVADLIKDYRMFGYTRKPLVLPKRKKYTK comes from the coding sequence ATGGAAATTACCTTAAAGGGAGATAGAGAATTTGAAGAAATTCCATCATTAAAAACCAAAGCCCTCCGCATTAACCTAAATGAAAACATTTACGGTACGTTTGCCGAAATTGGAGCAGGACAAGAAACAAGTCGGCATTTCTTTAGAGCTGGTGGTGCCTCTGGCACTATAGCGAAAGCAATGTCTGCTTATGACAAGGCTTTTAGTGATGCTATTTATGGAGCGGAAGATGATGGTCGCTATGTTACAGAACCTCGTTTAAGAAAAATGCTTAACCACGAGATTGATCTTATTGAGAAACGCCTTTCTAGAAAAGATTACCCTAACAAAATGTTTTTCTCTTTTGCTAATACGGTTACTACCATCGATTTTGCAAAACAGTTTAAAGGTCATGGCTGGATTGGTATCAAATACCAAATAGAACCAAACCAAGAATATAATGACATTATTTTGCACATCCGTTTTAAAGAAACTGATGGAAGGCTTCAACAAGAAACACTGGGCGTAATTGGCACTAACTTAATTTATGGTGCTTTTTATAAATACAATGAGCCCAAAAAATTACTTCGTTATTTATATGACCATTTAGATAAAGATCAGTTAGAAATTGACACTGTTAATTTTTCTGGACCTTTATTCAAGAATGTTGATAACCGGTTAATGAGTTTACAATTGGTTAAAAATAACATGACCGATGCGGTTATGTTTGGTCCAGATGGTAAAAACGTATTACCTGCTCGTATATTTTATAAAAAAAATATTTTAGCTTTTAGAGGTAGCTTTAGACCTGTAACACAAGTAAACATGGATATGTATGAAAACGCATATAAAATGTTTATTGCAGAAAAAAAAGTAGACCCCGACAACACCGAAGTTGTGTTTGAAATAACTCTTTCTAACTTACGAGCAGAAGGTGAAATAGACGAACAAGATTTCATGGACAGAGCAGATTTGTTATGCTCTCTAGGACACTCTGTTATGATATCCAACTTCCAGGAATACTATAAGGTTGTTGAGTACTTTTCTAATTACTCAAAAGCCAGAATGGGTCTTGCTATGGGTGTCAATAATTTGGTAGATATTTTTGATGAAAAATATTACCGTCACTTAAGCGGAGGTATTTTAGAGGCTTTTGGGAAGTTATTCTTTAAAGATTTGAAAGTTTACTTATACCCTATGATAGATGTTGAGACAGGTGAATTAATAAACAGTGAAAACCTAAAAGTTTATCCGCGTATGAAAGAATTGTATAAATTCTTTAAATACAACGGAAAAGTTATTGATATTAAAGATTTCGACACCAAATGTTTAACCATATTCTCAAGGGAAATTTTAAACCAAATTAGTAACGGTGAAAGAGGATGGGAAAATATGTTGCCTGAAGGTGTTGCCGATTTAATTAAAGATTACCGTATGTTTGGCTATACAAGGAAGCCCTTGGTATTACCTAAACGAAAGAAATACACCAAATAA
- the bcp gene encoding thioredoxin-dependent thiol peroxidase produces MNTLKQGDQVPNFEVFDEQGNIIKLSDYKGKKLVVFFYPAASTPTCTIEACNLRDHYKELAEAGYEILGVSADTQKKQSNFKKKHDFQYPLIADTDKVMIQAFGVWGPKKFMGRTFDGIHRKTFIIDEAGVVERVIDAVKAKIHASQIIG; encoded by the coding sequence ATGAACACATTAAAGCAAGGAGACCAAGTACCAAATTTTGAAGTATTTGATGAACAAGGAAACATTATAAAATTATCTGATTATAAAGGAAAAAAGTTAGTCGTATTCTTTTATCCAGCAGCAAGTACACCAACGTGTACTATCGAAGCTTGTAATTTAAGAGATCATTATAAAGAATTAGCGGAGGCCGGTTATGAAATATTAGGAGTTAGTGCAGATACTCAGAAAAAGCAATCAAACTTTAAAAAGAAACATGATTTTCAATATCCTTTAATAGCGGATACAGATAAAGTGATGATTCAAGCGTTTGGAGTGTGGGGGCCGAAAAAATTTATGGGTCGTACCTTTGATGGCATTCATCGTAAAACATTTATAATTGATGAAGCTGGTGTAGTAGAGCGCGTTATAGATGCAGTAAAAGCAAAAATACATGCCTCTCAAATAATAGGGTAA